In a genomic window of Erigeron canadensis isolate Cc75 chromosome 5, C_canadensis_v1, whole genome shotgun sequence:
- the LOC122602033 gene encoding probable NOT transcription complex subunit VIP2 — protein MSGILNSGVNGSTSTFPDATGRAYTTAFSGQLGASAADMNHNDAIGLRSLNGNYNLPSMPGGYTSRNSGLNGPLNGIQPPTGNISNGRYAVNNLPVALSQQSAASSLGLSGMTNNGGSGIPQSLGNREQLMSSMAMGNLVNGGNIGRSLSSGGLNMPGVASRLNLTAPQMVSLLGNSYTGAGGPISQNQFQGGNNHLNSMALLTELNRDHSFDMNDFPQLSGHLSSAGGSQRQLGGLSRRQSVGFMQQNQEFSIQNEDFPALPGYKGGNDFPVNMHQKEQLRDNVVSGMQSQQHLPVGRSAVFSLGGSGYSSHQQQQHASLNGGSSYLPTNTQDLHFHGSEARNSGMLASGSRPVNLSNTVSGGGSYDQLIQQYQHFQKQAQIRLASPFRDQDLKSTQASQSVADRFGLLGLLNVIRMNNPDLTPLALGIDLMTLGLNLNSPDNLYKKFSSPWSDESAKGEPHYAIPECFNTKQPSPLNQDSFSRFSPETLFYIFYSMPKDEAQLFAANELHNRGWFYHRELRLWFSRAPNMELLVKTSTFERGCYYCFDPNTWETIRKDNFVVQYEMVEDRPVLPRR, from the exons ATGTCCGGGATACTTAAT TCAGGTGTGAATGGCTCAACGTCAACTTTTCCAGACGCCACCGGAAGGGCTTATACTACAGCATTTTCTGGTCAGTTAGGTGCCTCTGCTGCTGATATGAACCACAATGATGCAATAG GGTTGCGAAGTTTGAATGGTAACTACAACCTTCCCAGCATGCCTGGGGGATACACATCAAGAAATTCGGGATTAAATGGTCCCTTGAATGGTATACAACCACCTACTGGAAACATATCTAACGGACGATATGCAGTAAATAATCTTCCGGTTGCACTTTCTCAG CAATCTGCTGCCAGCTCTCTTGGGCTTTCAGGGATGACAAACAATGGAG GGTCAGGTATACCTCAAAGTTTAGGAAATAGAGAACAGCTTATGAGCTCAATGGCAATGGGAAACCTAGTAAATGGTGGAAACATTGGAAGAAGTTTAAGCTCTGGTGGACTGAATATGCCTGGGGTTGCTAGTCGCTTGAATCTAACTG CACCCCAGATGGTATCTCTCCTAGGGAATTCTTACACTGGTGCTGGAGGCCCAATTTCACAGAATCAATTTCAAGGAGGGAATAATCATCTAAATTCAATGGCTTTGCTAACTGAGCTGAATCGTGACCATTCTTTTGATATGAACGATTTCCCTCAGCTAAGTGGGCATCTTAGCTCTGCTGGTGGTTCTCAAAGACAACTAG GGGGTTTGTCACGGCGGCAAAGTGTAGGCTTTATGCAACAAAACCAAGAATTTAGCATCCAAAACGAAGATTTTCCTGCTTTGCCTGGATATAAAG GTGGTAATGATTTTCCAGTTAATATGCACCAGAAGGAACAGCTCCGTGACAATGTGGTGTCTGGCATGCAATCCCAGCAACATTTGCCT GTCGGGAGATCAGCTGTATTCAGCTTGGGAGGTAGTGGATATTCATCGCATCAACAACAGCAGCATGCTTCACTTAATGGTGGTAGTTCCTACCTTCCGACAAACACTCAAGATCTCCATTTTCATGGTTCTGAG GCAAGAAACTCGGGGATGCTTGCCAGTGGATCAAGGCCTGTAAACTTGTCAAACACAGTGTCAGGTGGTGGTTCTTACGATCAGCTCATTCAGCAGTATCAACACTTTCAGAAACAGGCGCAGATACGCCTTGCCAGTCCGTTTAGAGACCAGGATTTGAAGTCAACCCAGGCATCTCAATCTGTTGCTGACAGATTTGGATTATTGGGTTTGTTGAATGTCATAAGGATGAACAATCCTGATTTGACCCCTCTTGCTCTAGGTATAGATCTTATGACATTGGGTCTAAACTTGAATTCTCCTGACAATCTGTATAAGAAGTTTTCATCTCCATGGTCGGATGAATCTGCCAAGGGAGAGCCCCATTACGCCATTCCTGAGTGTTTTAACACCAAACAACCATCTCCCCTAAAC CAAGATAGCTTCTCAAGATTTTCTCCAGAGACCTTGTTTTATATATTCTATAG CATGCCAAAGGACGAGGCCCAGTTGTTTGCGGCAAATGAACT GCACAATAGAGGATGGTTTTATCACCGAGAGCTGCGTCTATGGTTTTCAAGGGCTCCCAACATGGAACTCCTTGTCAAGACAAGTACTTTTGAGAGAGGTTGTTATTACTGTTTCGACCCCAACACCTGGGAAACTATTCGAAAG GACAACTTTGTTGTTCAATATGAAATGGTGGAAGACCGACCGGTGCTTCCCCGTCGTTAG
- the LOC122601802 gene encoding protein HAPLESS 2, whose product LILSYLNLNLILIYTISVQLLSKSKLEKCEKVSGNNKDPLNCTQKIVVDMAVPSEATGGEASITAQIDEVENTTDNMKTLRDPPTITITKSAAYAQYQLTYIRDVAYRPQELFFKTRKCSSSAGANVVQQCESLRDNQGRIIEHTQPTCCPCGKWRRVPSSCGNFFNKVRKGKANTAHCVRFPGDWFHVFGIGQHTVGFSIRIQVKKGTKVSEVVIGPNNRTAASSDNFLRVNLIGDYAGYSDVPSFENFFLAVPRQGNPGQPQDLGRNYSMWMLLERIRFTLDGLECDKIGVSYEAFNRQPNFCSAPFGSCLHNQLWNFWESDQNRINRKQMPLFTVQGKYERINEHPNAGSLSFSIGITEVINSNVLIELSADDIEYVYQRSPGNIVSVTIPTFEALTQYGTATITANNTGEVEASYSLTFDCSGGVSQMEEQFFIMRPNVVASRHFKLYPTNDQAAKYVCFAILKDSDFHEVDRAECQFTTTATVIDNGTQTVFEPPKNEVKGFFDSIEDWWHMLWEGMVDFITGKSCRKKCSGFFDFNCHVHYICMSWMLMFGLFLAIFPTVIVLVWLLHENGLFDPFYDWWEDHFWDDERKIQHLRKHAIHVHHKKKPKHHTDGHHTNQKDDHQEHRHNVKKDKHKHERIKASSIIKHPLYLGAGDDDDDDDNVGERRQRKERGNMELVKFSKHGDRTVNKHGHATSEDKRHKHLHSKRKL is encoded by the exons ttaatcttatcttatcttaatcttaatcttatcttaatatatactataag CGTTCAACtcctttcaaaatcaaagctcGAGAAATGCGAAAAGGTGTCGGGTAACAACAAAGACCCTCTCAACTGTACTCAAAAAATCGTCGTCGATATGGCTGTTCCTAGTGAAGCA ACTGGTGGAGAAGCATCAATTACTGCCCAAATCGACGAGGTTGAAAATACGACTGATAACATGAAAACGCTCCGTGATCCTCCAACTATTACTATCACCAAATCCGCCGCATACGCACAGTATCAATTGACTTATATTCGG GATGTCGCGTACAGACCTCAAGAGTTGTTTTTTAAGACGCGAAAATGTTCCTCAAGTGCAGGTGCTAATGTTGTCCAGCAGTGTGAGAG TTTGCGCGATAATCAAGGACGTATTATTGAGCATACTCAG CCAACTTGTTGTCCTTGTGGGAAGTGGCGTCGAGTGCCTTCATCGTGTGGGAATTTTT TTAACAAGGTGAGGAAAGGAAAGGCGAACACTGCACACTGCGTCCGTTTCCCAGGTGATTG GTTCCACGTTTTTGGAATTGGCCAGCACACAGTTGGGTTCAGCATAAGGATACAAGTCAAAAAAGGAACGAAAGTCTCT GAAGTTGTTATTGGGCCTAATAATCGAACTGCTGCGTCATCTGATAACTTTCTTAGAGTGAACCTAATTGGGGACTATGCTGGATACTCTGATGTACCTTCTTTCGAAAACTTCTTTCTTGCTGTTCCTAGACAG GGCAACCCAGGTCAACCACAAGATCTGGGAAGGAATTATTCTATGTGGATGCTGCTTGAGCGGATCAGGTTCACGTTAGATGGCCTTGAATGTGATAAAATCGGTGTCAGCTATGAAGCTTTTAATAGGCAGCCAAATTTCTGTTCTGCACCATTTGGAAGCTGTCTCCATAATCAGTTGTGGAACTTCTGGGAG TCCGATCAGAATAGGATCAATAGAAAGCAGATGCCTCTTTTTACTGTGCAAGGAAAATATGAAAGAATCAATGAGCATCCA AATGCAGGAAGCCTTTCCTTTTCTATAGGAATCACTGAAGTTATAAATTCAAATGTTTTAATAGAACTGAGTGCTGATGATATCGAATATGTCTATCAAAG GAGTCCTGGGAACATCGTAAGTGTCACAATACCTACTTTTGAAGCCCTTACTCAGTATGGGACTGCCACAATCACAGCTAACAACACTGGTGAAGTGGAAGCTTCGTACAGCTTAACG TTTGATTGCTCGGGAGGTGTCAGTCAGATGGAG GAACAATTTTTCATTATGAGGCCAAATGTAGTTGCGTCCCGCCATTTTAAATTGTACCCAACAAATGATCAAGCTGCCAAATATGTGTGTTTCG CTATATTGAAAGATTCTGACTTTCATGAAGTTGATAGAGCAGAGTGTCAGTTTACAACAACAGCCACGGTTATTGACAATGGAACCCAG ACTGTATTTGAACCACCAAAAAATGAAGTAAAAGGCTTCTTTGACTCTATTGAGGATTGGTGGCATATGCTTTGGGAGGGTATGGTTGACTTCATCACCGGAAAATCTTGCAG AAAGAAATGCTCCGGGTTCTTTGACTTCAATTGCCACGTACATTATATTTGTATGAGCTGGATGCTGATGTTTGGTCTATTTTTGGCAATCTTTCCTACAG TGATTGTCCTGGTTTGGCTTCTACATGAAAACGGACTTTTTGATCCCTTTTATGATTGGTGGGAAGATCATTTTTGGGATGATGAGCGGAAAATCCAACACTTGAGAAAACATGCCATACATGTCCatcataagaagaaaccaaaacaTCATACTGATGGTCATCATACAAATCAAAAAGATGATCATCAGGAGCATCGACACAACGTTAAGAAGGACAAACACAAACATGAGCGAATAAAGGCTTCAAGTATCATCAAACATCCACTTTATTTGGGTGCaggggatgatgatgatgatgatgataatgtcgGTGAAAGGAGGCAGAGAAAGGAAAGAGGAAATATGGAACTAGTGAAGTTTTCTAAACATGGTGATAGAACTGTGAACAAGCACGGGCATGCTACATCAGAAGACAAACGCCATAAGCATCTGCATTCCAAGAGAAAGTTATAG